The sequence TTGTAGGCATTCACGAAATCGCCAGGAGCAGGCTGAGATGTTGTCGGGAGGACCGGCTCATCAAGACGCCGGTAGAACTCCTCCCACGAAAGGTCCACACCCTCTTTGTATGACTCGGTGCCGAACTGCACCTGGATAGGCACCAAGGTGATCCCATATTCCTCAATGACATTCGGCGGGATGCCATTGGAACTGTCGGTGACGATCTTGACTCTCGACATGAGCAGCCCTCCCATTCCACCTATGTTAGACGGAAATGGAGGCGGAAACGTGTCACGCCCGCACTCCGGGGAATCACAGGCCATTCAGCCTGGTCCATTGAGCCCGAGCTATCCGCACAGCTTCCCAACCCATCATTGCCTTCCGTTCTCTGGTGTGGCAGAGAGGATGATCAGTCGGAGCCGCTTTCTTGCCCTCTTGAGCCTTCCGCGTACGCTTTCGATGGAACAGCCTAGTGCAGCCGATATCTCCTGGTACGACATGCCCCTGACCTCGCGAAGCCACAGCGCTGCTCTATCCGGGCTTGGGAGTGCGAGCATGGCCCGCTTCAGGATGTCCCTCGTCTCACACTGGATTGCGACGTCCTCAACAGCTTCAGGCTGCCCGAGAGCGCCGACATCCGCGATGGCCAGGTCTGGATGCCTCATCCAGTCCAGAGGCACGCAGCGCATCCTTGCTCCTGCTGCCCTCTGTGCGAAATCTGCAGCTACATTCGAGACTATCTTGTACAGCCACGTCGTGAAGGAACTCTCCCAGCGAAAACTGCTGATCGACCGAGCAGCCCTAAGGAGCGCCTCTCCGACCACATCCTCAACATCCTGATACGTCCCTAGGGCATGCGCAGCCATCTTCGATACAGAGCTCATGTAGCGCGCGAAGAGCTCCTCCATGGCCTGCCTGTCGCCTGATCTCACCCGGTCGCACAGGTCTCTGTCATCCTCAATCATGGCGCCCTCCTGGCCTCACCTTGCCTCGGTGATCGACGCGAACCCGCCCCCAACCGAGGCGCCCGGATAGTATCGCTCCAAAATCCCGCGGTAGTCACAGCCCGCCTTCGCCATCGCGCACGCGCCATACTGACACATTCCCACTCCGTGCCCGTAACCTGCCCCCTCGAATTCGAACCTGATGGGAGCAGCGCCTTCTTTCCCCTGTGCTGTCTCCACATTCACCACGAACACGCCGCTCTTGATCACAGTTGTACCTCCAAGGGCAGTCCTTATTGCATACTCCCCATCCAGCTGCAGGTCGCCGATGGACGTATGAACAGTAACTTGCATGGCCGCGCCCCTCGGGGTCCGGAGGTTCACTCTTACCCCCAGTATATCCGCTTTCTTTCCCAAGGTTCTCTCAATCACGGCGGAAAACTCCGCAGGAGTGTACGATGCCTTCCACCTGTATCCATTCGAACCATAGCAGCAGTCATTTGGGTTCGGCAAGCGTATGTACCGTCTCAGGGCATCCTCGCCCGATATCTCGAGCTCGGCCTGGGCCGGAGACTCCTCCTCTCCCCGTAGGCACCTCACGCTGCGCATGTATGGCGTGTCTGTCTTCCAGATACTCCCCGCGTTCTCCGTGATTCCGCCGCAGCATGCGTGGAACTTGGCGCTCTTCGCCGGAACGCCGTTATAGTACAGTGTTTCGCCTCGGGTT comes from Clostridia bacterium and encodes:
- a CDS encoding sigma-70 family RNA polymerase sigma factor, coding for MIEDDRDLCDRVRSGDRQAMEELFARYMSSVSKMAAHALGTYQDVEDVVGEALLRAARSISSFRWESSFTTWLYKIVSNVAADFAQRAAGARMRCVPLDWMRHPDLAIADVGALGQPEAVEDVAIQCETRDILKRAMLALPSPDRAALWLREVRGMSYQEISAALGCSIESVRGRLKRARKRLRLIILSATPENGRQ